The genomic interval GCGTGGTTGGCAAAGTACCGCTCGATTCTGGTGCGCTATGAGGTCAAACCGGAGAACTACTGCGGACGGGTGAAGCTCGCCTGCATCCTCATCTGGGCGCGCATCTGGCATCGGCTCAAAGCCGAACGACCCCGATTGAGATAGGCTCTTATTGGCTTGGCATTCGGATCAGAGCTTTCGGTCAATATACCGCGGGACGAGGTTCTTCGGAAGCGAGTGGTACGAACGGAGCGCCCGGCGGTCGGAGTCGAGCTGTTGGAGTTGAGCTCGGACGTCGTCGCGGAGCGAGCGCACGACGCGCTGCACTTCGCGGTCGAGCGTTTGTATCTCGCCGATGAGGTTCCCCCAACGCTCGATCTGTTCGGTGGGCGCCTGGAGCTCCGAGACGGCGATCTCGTCGCCCTGACGCTTCGCTTCCCAGGCTTCGATGAGATCGGACTTGTACGCGACCGCTGCGTCGAACCGCTTCCAGTCCGCCGAGCGCAGCGCGTCGATCTGTTCCACGGAAGCGCCTCGCCACAACGACAAGAAGCGCCCATAGGCATCGACCGCTGACAGGCGCGCGAGCTCAATGGCGGGCAGACGCGGCGCGGCAGGCGTCGCTGACAGGACGAACGGAAGGAGCGGGAGCACAGTGGCGATCCTCAGTCGGACGAGGAGTGTGTAGGCGCACCGTTCGCCAGCTGGAAGGCGCGACTGACGATCAGACTCAATGAGCTTGTTCTCTGATTGCTCTTATGAAGCCGTCAACCCCAGGCTTCTCGACGACCTGAAGCTGGTACTCCCCAAACAGGAGCAACTCTCGCATTCGGACATCCCTAGGATGGTCTTCAGGGAACAGTGCGACCATGATGAACTTGCACGGGCTTCCGTTCCCATCCTTTCGGTGCCTTTGGAGGAGATCGCCGTGCAGCGCCCATTGAGTGGCGACGTTCAGACTAGACTGCTCTTTCGCCGGGAACTGGGTGGTAGCAATCAGGTTCTCACGACCATTCACATAGGAATACGGAATACAAAGCTCACGGCCTGTCACTGGCACAATGACGCGTTGGTTGAACTGTATCTGTCGATCCTGTGCCAGCTCACGAAAGCACTCGTCAAGTTCGGGAACAAGCGGCTCTGACGCTTTCTCTTGCTCTGCCTGGGGCTTCCTTCTTCCGCCAACCAGTTCCTGGAACAGCCGCTCTAGGTCGTCGCCAGGGCTCCGAACACTCATGGGCCGTGGGGCAGTAACGATCAGATCATTTGCCCGCGTGTCGATGAAGGCGTTAAGGTCGTCCAATGTACGGAAGTCGGTGCCTCTGTGCCGCAACCGAATCTCCAGAGCCTTCTTCGCTGCATTGAGCCGTGCTGCGTCAAAGCTCTTGGTCCCAAAAAATCGGCGCGGACGATCGTTACCTTCGGCTGTACGGACGCCCAAGTACCAGGGATCGGGGCGAAACAGTAGCACGCCCACGTTGGACGCTTCCATGCGCGAAGAGTCAGGGCAATACTGGATCAGCGCGTAGTATCCTCGAGCGGCTGCCATGATGACCCTCCTAACAGAGCAACGATTGACTCGGCACGCGGAACGACATCAACTTGTCCACCATGTCAGGACCTGCGACGAACCGCGCCCTTTCCTCTATGAATCTAGCCAGAGCCAGGTGCGCAGTGGGAGCCAGATCCCACTCGCGAGGAACTCCCCTCAGTATGTTCGAGATGGTCTGAGCATCGACTGTGCGAAGGCGCTCCGCTGCTGCGTGCAGTTGTGTGCCATCCAGGAAGCGCCGGAACTGAGGAAAGAGCCCGTAGACTCTCGGATCCTTGATGTTGTCGATCGCCGCGATCCGAGTGCTGAGTTCGGTCGCCGTACTGGTGAAGCACTCGGTATGATCGATGGCAAGTAGACGGAGCCTGCCCTGGGTTGCTCCTTCTCCAGTCAGGAACACATTGTCTTCGTGGGCGTTCTGTGGAGCAAGGTCTTCCGGCGCATAGCGGTCTGCATTTCGTATCCACGTATCAAAGACAACCAGCCAAGATATGGTCTCGGGGTTGTCAAGCAACTCGAGCTCCTCCTCAGCCCCACCCCATGGGTGACCTTCCACTGCGCGCGTCACAAATGCTGGACCGGCCTCTGCAGCACGCCCATCGTGTAGTGGAATCTCGTCTGCCTCACTCAGTCGTAGAATGGCGTAGTCAAACGTCGGTAAGCCAAACCAACGCGCAAGGCCTGTTCCAACCCAATCCCGGATCAATGCGTGCGGACCCAGAGGGTTGTTAATGACCTTGATATAGGCGTTCCCGAGATCTGTTTGAATCTGAGCGGGAAATGTGCTTGATGCGAATGACCGGATGAACCGTTGGAACTGCGTTGGTTGCCACGGAGGCGAGCCCATGGGCACATACCGCTTCGGCGTGCAGACGAACCAACAGGGACTACCCAGCGGAGCGTCTGCCTGCATAGGGGTGGTGTCGGCGGGCCCAGTCTCCTAGTGGCATTAGGAGCGGATGGTGCTCGGCACGGTCATACGGTGCCAGGTCAGGGACGAACGAGCCTTGCAGCCGCCAACTCGGATCAGACATCGCATTCTGCCAGACGGTCCGTATGATTGGAGCGTCAGGTGGCGGTCGGAGCGGCGGCGCTGGGAGCAGCAGCGCGCTGCGCTCGCTGGATCGCCTCGTCCCAGGTCATCCGCAGGTCGCTCAGCAGCGTCACGACCTCTTCCAGCGCCGGGATTTCGCGGCGGATGTTCGCTTGGTTCAGCCGGTAGTTCATGTACTCGTAGAGGCGGAAGAGCTGCTTGGTCAACTCGCCGCCGTTATCCATGTCGAGCGCGGACATGAGCTCCAGGATGATGTCCTGCGCCTTGAGGATCAGGTTCGTCTTCTCGGTCAGGGTCTCTTCGCACGCAGGTTCCTGCATCTTCATCTTGGCGCGCTTGAGATAGTGGATCGCGCCGTCGTAGAGCATGAGCAGGAGCTGCTCTTTGCTCGCCGTTTCGATCTGCGTCCGCCGATACGCCTGAAACGGGTTCCGTTTGACCGGTACGGTCATCTGCTGCATCACGTTCCCCTCGCGTCGCCTATGGCGACCGCCACCTGCCTAGAGCCGGCTCTCGATGATCCCGAAGGAGGACACCCTTCGCTTCATCTAACGGCATCTGACGGGGAAAACTCAAGCCCCACTTCGTCCGTCGGCAGAACCAACCCACAGAGCCGTTGGCTCAGAGCCGACGCTCGTCACGCCATCGTCGTCACGCCATCCTCGGCAGCATCGCTCGCCCGGCGACAACCCGGGCTCTCAGCCACGCCGCCCTTCCCATGGACCATCCGTTATCTGCGACCCGTCGTCAAGCCACCCAACTGGCTCTGGAAGTACGAGAATTGCGAGTTGGATTCTGCGATCGCCTGCTCCAAGCGGATGAACTGGAGCCGCAGCCGCTCCTCTTTCGTCGCGAGCCGCTGCTCCATCTGCGCCTGCGAGTCCTGCAGCCGCTTGATCTCAGTGTTGAACCCTTCGATCCGGGTCGCGATGGTCCCGTCGATGGTG from Candidatus Poribacteria bacterium carries:
- the fliS gene encoding flagellar export chaperone FliS — encoded protein: MQQMTVPVKRNPFQAYRRTQIETASKEQLLLMLYDGAIHYLKRAKMKMQEPACEETLTEKTNLILKAQDIILELMSALDMDNGGELTKQLFRLYEYMNYRLNQANIRREIPALEEVVTLLSDLRMTWDEAIQRAQRAAAPSAAAPTAT
- a CDS encoding DUF3037 domain-containing protein, with the translated sequence MAAARGYYALIQYCPDSSRMEASNVGVLLFRPDPWYLGVRTAEGNDRPRRFFGTKSFDAARLNAAKKALEIRLRHRGTDFRTLDDLNAFIDTRANDLIVTAPRPMSVRSPGDDLERLFQELVGGRRKPQAEQEKASEPLVPELDECFRELAQDRQIQFNQRVIVPVTGRELCIPYSYVNGRENLIATTQFPAKEQSSLNVATQWALHGDLLQRHRKDGNGSPCKFIMVALFPEDHPRDVRMRELLLFGEYQLQVVEKPGVDGFIRAIREQAH